From the genome of Pseudarthrobacter sp. NIBRBAC000502772:
TGTCAGCGGAGCGTTGGTCAGGCCACGGCGCAGGGCTGCCACACTCGTGTCAGAGACCACGTGGTCCACGGTGGACCGGAAGACCCGTACGGGTGCGGTGATGCGGGGGAGCAGCCGGATGGTGTCCTTGAACATCTTGTTCAGCTCGTGGGCCGCGGCTACGGGGGTCCGCGGGTAGGCGCCCTCGTCCATCCCGGGCTTGAGGATGTCGTTGGCAATGGCCGGGGTGCTCTTCATGACCAGTTTCAGGATGCCGGCCAGTGGAGCGCGGGGATCATCAATCACCAGTCCGGGGTTCACCACGATCACCCCGGCGACGGGCCGGGTGGCGGCAATTCTCAGGGCCAGGGCACCGCCCATGCTCAGCCCGGCGACGAAGACGTGGTCGCAGTGGGAGTCCAGTTCCAGGTAGGCGTCGTCCAGGGCGCCGTGCCACTGCGGCCAGCGCGTGCGCGCAAGGTCCTGCCAACGGGTGCCGTGCCCCGGCAGCAGCGGCATGCGTACCGCGAAGCCGGCGTCGGCGAGCGACTGGGCCCACGCGCGCAGCCCGTGCGGACTGCCCGTGAATCCGTGCGAGAGGACCACCCCGATCCGGGCTCCGCCGCCGTTGACTGTGCTGTTGAAAGGGCTGTGGTCCGGTACGCCGGTCATGAAGTCTCCGTGGTGTGAGGTGTGGCCGCGGTTCGGGCTGACGGTGCAGTGCTGGGTGCATGGGCAAGGAAGAAGGCGCTGGAACGGGCAAAAATCTCGGGCGCATCAACATCCAGGGTGGCCACGTGACCGCTGTTGTGCAGGTCCACTACCTCAACCAGCCGTGGGCCCAAACGCTGCCGTAACATCAGGAGTGAGGTGGCCGGCACCACGACGTCCGACTGGGACTTGAATACCTGCACCGGGGCGGTGACCTGGTGCAGCCCGCGGGTGGCTGTGCCGAAAAGCTTCTTGAGCTCGTGCACGGCTGCCAACGGAGTCCGTGAGTAGTCGCCGTCATTGGTGACGTCCGCCGTCGGCTGTTCCTCCTGAATGGGCTGCGTGGTGCGCTGGAAGTACTTGAGAACTCCGATGACCCGCACGCGGCGGTCGTAGAAGCTGAGGCCGGGATTCACCAAGGAGACGCCAGCCACGGGATGCCTGGCGGCAGTCAGGAGCGCAATGGCGCCGCCCATCGAGAGGCCGGCCACAAAACACTTCTCTGTCCGGGCGCTCAGCTGCAGGTACGCCGATTCGAAAGTCCCGTACCAGTCACGCCAGTCCGAGCGGGCGAGCTGCCGCCAATCCGTACCATGGCCGGGCAGGAGCGGCACCGACACGGCGAATCCTTGGGCGGCGAGGTTCTCTGCCCAGGGCAGGATGCTGAGCGGGCTGCCGGTGAAGCCATGGCAGATGGCAATCCCGGTAGTGGCATTGGGTCCGTGGCCGGGGTAGCTGAAAGCGGCAGGCCGGGGCGCGATGCTGCTTTCTGTCATAACACCATCGTGTCATTGTTCTCGACAAATCTCACTAGAGTAGGGTTGCACTGGAGTGCCCGCCCGGCCCGACGAAGGGCTGGCCGGCCGGCTTCCGGAGAGGTTCGTCACGTGTTCTATTGGGTCATGAAGAGGATCTTCCTGGGGCCGGTGCTGCGGCTTCTTTTCCGCCCCTGGGTCAAGGGCCTGGACAATGTTCCGGCGCAGGGCGCGGCAATTATCGCCTCAAACCATCTGTCATTCTCCGACTCCATCTTTATGCCGCTGATGGTCCGCAGGCCGGTTGTTTTCCTGGCCAAGTCCGAGTACTTCACCGGCACCGGCGTCAAAGGCAGGCTGACGGCCATGTTCTTCAGGCTCACCAACCAGCTGCCCATGGACAGGTCCGGGGGCGCGGCATCGGCTGTTTCGCTCAACGCCGGCATGGATGTCCTGACAAGCGGAGGACTGCTGGGCATCTACCCTGAAGGGACCCGCAGCCCCGACGCTCGCCTCTACCGGGGCAAAGTGGGCGTCGCCAGGCTGGCCCTGCAGGCTGGTGTGCCCGTGATTCCCGTGGCCATGATCGGCACGGACAAGGTTCAGCCCATCGGCAAGCGGATGCCGAACATCCGGCGCATC
Proteins encoded in this window:
- a CDS encoding carboxylesterase codes for the protein MTESSIAPRPAAFSYPGHGPNATTGIAICHGFTGSPLSILPWAENLAAQGFAVSVPLLPGHGTDWRQLARSDWRDWYGTFESAYLQLSARTEKCFVAGLSMGGAIALLTAARHPVAGVSLVNPGLSFYDRRVRVIGVLKYFQRTTQPIQEEQPTADVTNDGDYSRTPLAAVHELKKLFGTATRGLHQVTAPVQVFKSQSDVVVPATSLLMLRQRLGPRLVEVVDLHNSGHVATLDVDAPEIFARSSAFFLAHAPSTAPSARTAATPHTTETS
- a CDS encoding carboxylesterase; this translates as MTGVPDHSPFNSTVNGGGARIGVVLSHGFTGSPHGLRAWAQSLADAGFAVRMPLLPGHGTRWQDLARTRWPQWHGALDDAYLELDSHCDHVFVAGLSMGGALALRIAATRPVAGVIVVNPGLVIDDPRAPLAGILKLVMKSTPAIANDILKPGMDEGAYPRTPVAAAHELNKMFKDTIRLLPRITAPVRVFRSTVDHVVSDTSVAALRRGLTNAPLTLTTLENSYHVATLDNDAEEIFQGSADFIRAVIAGTAAAQVQEGTAHE
- a CDS encoding 1-acyl-sn-glycerol-3-phosphate acyltransferase; translation: MFYWVMKRIFLGPVLRLLFRPWVKGLDNVPAQGAAIIASNHLSFSDSIFMPLMVRRPVVFLAKSEYFTGTGVKGRLTAMFFRLTNQLPMDRSGGAASAVSLNAGMDVLTSGGLLGIYPEGTRSPDARLYRGKVGVARLALQAGVPVIPVAMIGTDKVQPIGKRMPNIRRIGMIFGAPLDFSQYADQAEDRLVQRKVTDEIMFELMRLSGQEYVDEYAAVVKLRLTGAAATEAGGATAKRADPDGGAEGSDADGKDPAAG